The region TTTCAGCCATGGACAGCAGTGAAATGCTCATGCAAATGCTGATCGCATCTGACATTCACTGTAGCCTGATTCGGGTACAGGCAGAACCGGAACAGGATAAAAAAGCTAATCCAAAATTCAAGATTCCAAGTCTTGACACTATTCAGCAAAAACCCGCTTTACAGCTGGTCAAAAAATATTGTGATGCACTGGCAAAAATGCCGGGTAAGCCAACTACCTTAGAAAGTCTGAAAAATTCAGTAGCGAATATATTGCAAGTGCTGCCAAGTAAAGCCCAGCATGTCGTCGGAATGCTGATTAACCTCAAGATTGTGAAACGCTATGAGGATCAGATAGCTTTCCGTAAAAAGGTATTAAAACAATGGTCACAACTGGATCTGTCTGCTGCACCAAGCACACCGCTTGATCTGAGCCAGGCCATTGCTGAATTGACTCCGGAAGAGCCACAAGAAGTTATTCAAGAGCAATCTACTATTCAGTCTGCACAGCAGGGGCTATTCAAGAACTTTGCCCGCATTGATCCGGTACAGATAGAAGTGGCACGCAAGCTGCGTGAACTGCAAGGTGACAAGCCTAAAGATATTTATGAACTGCGAGATTTGCTGGAACAGTTATTTCCAAAATCCGATGTGCGTTTGTTACTCAAGGAGCTGCTAGAGAAAGGCTATATTTACTGGAATGGTCACGAAATTCTCTACAGCCATGAGATGTTCCTGAATTAATTTTGTCGCGCAAACTTGCGTTTTATATTGAGCTTATGCAACTCTAATAATAGAACATAAAGGTTGAGCTATGGAAAATACAGGAATCTGGGTTGCTGTCGTCATCATTGTATTTGTACTGGGATCTATTTTTGGTCTGCGTGTCAGCCCAAGAGAAAAAGCCCTAGGGATGATGCGTGAGAAAGCCCGCAAGATGGGATTGCACCCACGTCTGGTCGTGGCTCCTGACTGGACGAAAGTGCCGATGGCCACTGAAAAGCGTGCCAGTATGGTGGCTTATTATAGTGTGCTGATTCCAGACGCACGCATGCCGCTGATGCGTGCCCGTGTAGTAGATCAAAAGCTTGAGCTGGTACAAGGTGATGACAAATTTAAAGATTTTCCCATTGCATTAAAAGGCATTTATGCTATTGATATGCAGGCAAACTGTGTTGGACTGTATTGGGATGAAGAAGCTGATCTAAAAGCAGCCCAGCTCGATGACATCAAGGCACTATTACATTCCTTGGCTGAACTTTAATTTTTTAGAATATACAGGATTAAACGGTTAATTATGGCGAACGCTCCTCGGTCCACATCAAAAAGCAGCACAGCGAAGTCTCCCGACGCTGGAAGTAAGCGTGCCTTAGTGATTGTGGAGTCGCCTGCAAAAGCGAAAACAATCAACAAATACCTCGGTTCGAACTACATTGTGAAATCATCGGTTGGTCACGTGCGTGATTTGCCGACTGGCGGCTCTGCCAAAAGCACAGAGAAAAAACCAGCAACGCGAACCAAGCTGACTGAAGCAGAAAAAGCGGAAAAATCACAGCAGGCGTTGATTAACCGTATGGGGGTAGATCCAGAACACGACTGGAAAGCCAAATACGAAGTCCTACCCGGCAAAGAACATGTGGTTGCTGAACTGAAAAAACTGGCATCGCAAGTCGATGAAGTCTATCTGGCAACGGATTTGGACCGTGAAGGGGAAGCAATTGCTTGGCACTTGAAAGAAGTGATCGGCGGTGATGATTCGCGCTACCAGCGTGTGGTCTTCAACGAAATTACCAAAAATGCCATTCAGGAAGCCTTCAAGCATCCAACCCGTCTGGATACCAATAAGGTGAATGCTCAACAGGCACGCCGTTTCCTGGATCGTGTAGTCGGCTTTATGATCTCGCCACTGCTGTGGGAAAAAATTGCCCGTGGTCTGTCTGCAGGCCGTGTGCAATCTGTTGCAGTAAAACTAGTCGTAGAACGTGAACGTGAAATCCGTGCCTTTATTCCTGAAGAATACTGGCAAGTATTCGCTGATACCAAAGCGAAAAAAGATGACATTCGCCTGGAAGCAGTCAAGCAAAATGGCAAAACCTTAAAGCTGCACAATAAAGCTGAAACTGATGCTTTGTTGAATCTGATTAAAGATGCCGAATACAAGGTGATGAGCCGTGAGGATAAACCGACCAAGGTCAATCCAAGCGCGCCATATATCACCTCGACCTTGCAACAGGCAGCCAGCACCCGTTTAGGTTTCTCGGTAAAGAAAACCATGATGCTGGCACAGCGTCTGTATGAAGCAGGCTTCATTACTTATATGCGTACTGACTCCACCTTCTTGAGTGATGATGCGGTCACTATGGTACGTGGTCACATCGAATCTGAATTCGGTGAAAAATACCTACCTGCCAAGCCAAACCGTTATGGCAATAAAGCCGGTGCACAAGAAGCCCACGAAGCGATTCGTCCTTCAACCGTTGGCTTAAAAGGCGATAGCCTGGTCGGTGTGGAACGTGACGCACAGCGTCTATATGATCTGATCTGGCGTCAGTTTGTTGCCTGCCAGATGACATCTGCTGAATATTTATCTTCTACCATCCTGGTTGATGCCAATGGTGTGGAGCTGAAAGCCAAAGGCCGTACTCTGGTCTTTGATGGTTTCACCAAAGTTCGTGGTGCCAACAAAGCAGATGACGATATTTTGTTGCCAGCAGTCAAAGTGGGTGAAGTGCTGAAACTTGAGAAACTTGATCCTTCTCAACATTTCACTAAACCACCTGCACGCTTCACTGAAGCATCATTGGTAAAAGAGCTTGAAAAACGTGGCATTGGCCGTCCTTCGACCTATGCAGCGATTATTTCGACCATTCAAGACCGTGGTTATGTGAAACTGGATAACCGCCGTCTGTTTGCTGAAAAAATGGGTGAAATCGTTACCGATCGTCTGGATGAAAGTTTCAACAACCTGATGAATTATGCCTTTACTGCAGATCTTGAGGGTCAGCTGGATAAGGTGGCGGATGGTGAACGTAACTGGAAAGAGCTATTAGATAGTTTCTACGGTGACTTTAAGAAGCGTTTAACCAATGCGCAGGGTGAGAGCGGTATGCGCCGTAATCAGCCAGTAGAAGTCAATGCTGTGCACTGTAAAGAATGCGACCGTCCGATGCAGATCCGTACCGGAACAACAGGTGTATTCTTGGGTTGTTCAGGTTATAACCTGCCGCCTAAAGAGCGTTGTAAAGGTACACTGAACCTGACCCCAGTTGAGTCTTTGGCTGCATTGTCTGACGATGATGCTGCTGAAACGGCTGATCTGATGTCGAAAAAACGTTGTCCGATCTGCTCAACTGCAATGGACAGCTACGTCATTGATGGTGGTCGTAAACTGCATGTCTGTGGTAACAACCCGGACTGTGCCGGTTTTGAACTGGAAGAAGGTGAGTTCAAGATTAAGGGTTATGATGGCCCAACCATCCCATGTGACAAATGTGATGGTGAAATGCAGTTGAAGACTGGCCGTTTTGGTCCGTACTTTGCCTGCACCAGCTGTGACAATACCCGTAAAGTCCTGAAAAATGGTCAGCCTGCGCCACCGCGTGTTGATCCAATCAAGATGGAACACTTACGCTCAACCAAGCATGATGACTTCTTTGTTCTACGTGATGGTGCAGCAGGTCTGTTCCTGGCAGCGAGTAAATTCCCTAAAGTACGTGAAACCCGTGCGCCGAAGGTGGCGGAACTACGTACTGTTGCAGAGCAGCTGGATCCGAAATATCAGTTTATTTTGCAGGCGCCAGATGTAGATCCTGAAGGGAATCCAACTCTGGTGAAATTCAGCCGTAAAAACCAGTCGCAATATATTGGTTCAGAAACACCTGAAGGTAAGCAGACCAAATGGTCTCTGGTTTACCAGGACGGAAAATGGGTTGAAGCCTAAAAGTTAAAAATAAAAAATGCCGACTGATGTCGGCATTTTTTATGGCAGAATAAATTTTAGAAATTTGCTTAATAATAAAATTTGGGGAAGGTGTGGGTATTCAGACAAAAAAATTTGCGGTGCTCATTGATGCGGATAATTCATCGATTAATGCAATCTCATCAGTATTAGAAGAAGTTGCTAAATACGGTATTGCCAGTGTTAAACGTGTTTATGGGGATTGGAGCAGTGAAACGTTAAAAAAATGGCGCGATGTTTTACTTCCACATGCGATTACTCCTGTACAGCAATTTGCCTATACCAAAGGTAAAGACGCAACAGACATGATCTTAATTATTGATGCTATGGATTTACTTTATGCAGGTGCATTAGATGGGTTCTGTATAGTATCTAGCGATAGCGATTTCACGCCTTTAGCTTCACGTATTCGTGAAAATGGTCTTACTGTCTATGGTTTTGGTAAAAAAGCTACACCCGAAGCATTTAAGAAAGCTTGTGACAAGTTCATTTATATTGAGAACTTACTTGTAGATAGCGAAATTAAAAATAATGAGGATAGTGAAGAAACAGACCTAATAGATAAAAAAGTTTCGGAGATTACCAAGACAAATGGACAAAAAACTATATCTGCCCAAAAGGAAATTCAGTTACCTGAAGGGATGGATCGAGCTACGCTTAATTTAATTTATAAAGCTGTAAAAGATAATGCGGATGAAAACGGTTGGGCGAATTTAAGTATGGTTGGGCAATATATAAGTGCGGTAAAACCTGATTTTGACTCTCGAAATTATGGTCGTGCCAAACTTTCAGGTTTAATTAAAACTTTAAATCTTTTTGAAACTAAAATTGAAATGAGCCAGATGTTTCTCAGAAAAATAAAAAAACAGAGTGCTTAAAGCATGTGGAAAAAAATCCGAATCCTGATCTTGCTTGTGATTTTATTTGTGGTCGCAGTCAATGCCTATCGTGACCAAAACCAGGACTGGTCCAAGCCAGTTTTTGTTTTGTTGCATCCAATCAATGCGGATGGTTCAGTAGTTACCCAGCAATATATTCAACAGCTTTCGGCTCAGGATTTAAATGGAGCACAAAAATATCTGGAAATGGCTGCCCAGCAGTATCGTGGTCAGCCAACCTATTTTTATTTCAATCTTGGACGTGAACTAAAAGAATTACCACCTAAAGTCCCTGAGCAGGCATCAATCATAGATACCATTTTCTGGAGCCTGAAATTTCGTTTCTATGCCTGGCAACAACAGCAAAGTTCAGATTCTTCAGCCAATGTGACCTTGTATTTAAATTATTATGATCCGGCACAACATAAAGTATTAAAGCATTCAACGGCTTTACAAAAAGGACGGATTGGATCAGTGAACCTGTTTGCTTCCAAGAAACAGACTGAACAAAACAAGATTGTCCTTGTACATGAGCTATTACATGCTTTTGGAGCCAGCGATAAATATGATCTGGCGACCGGTCAGCCGATGTATCCTGTGGGATATGCATTTCCAGATCAGCAACCTTTATTTCCTCAAGCTAAAGCAGAACTGATGGCGGGGTATATTCCGACCTCTCAGACGTCAAGCAAAATGCCAGAATCTTTAAGTCAGACTCTAATTAACGAGATCACTGCGATTGAATTGGGTTGGAAACGCTAATGTGGATAACCTTGAATTTATCCACAACTTTAGTCGTGCTGGTAAATAAATTTGATACTGGTTCATGAGCTGATCGATAGAGTGAAACTTCTGACCATAAAACAGTAATAATTGAGAAGAATATGCATACTTTTGTCCTGGCACCCGACTCCTTTAAAGAAAGTATGTCAGCCGAGCAAGCATGTCAGGCCATGCAACGTGGTATTTTGCATGTCTTTCCTGATGCGCGCTGTATTGCTGTGCCTATGGCAGATGGTGGTGAGGGAACAGTAGATGCCTTGCTGCGCTCCTTAAATGGTCTACGTATTACCTGTAAGGTGACAGGACCTTTAATGACTCAGCAAGTTTCGACTTATTTTGCTTTAGTCGATCAAGGCGCTACAGCAGTGATTGAAATGGCCAAAGCCAATGGTATTCATCTGTTGGAAAACTCTCAACGCAATCCAATGCTCACCTCGACCTATGGCACAGGAGAGATGATCAAACAGGCATTAGATCTTGGTGTTGAAAAAATCATTATTGGACTTGGTGGTAGTGTTACCAATGATGGCGGTGCGGGTATGGCGCAGGCACTGGGTGTGCAGTTTATCAATGCATCAGGTGAATTGGTTCAAGTCTGTGGAGGTGATTTAGATCAGATAGACCGAATTGATCTTTCTCAGTTGGATTCCCGTTTAAAAAATATCGAAATCCTGATAGCGTCTGATGTTAATAATCCGCTGTGTGGGCCGAATGGCGCTTCGGCAATCTTTGGGCCGCAGAAGGGAGCTACACCGGAAATGGTGCGGCAACTGGATCATAATCTTAGTCATTTTGCTGATCTGGTCGAAGCAAGCTTAGGTATTTCTGTGAGAGATACCGCAGGTGCTGGGGCAGCAGGTGGCTTGGGTTTTAGTCTTATGGCATTTATGGGTGCCAAATTACAATCCGGTGTGGAATTGATTATCGAGCAAAGCCGATTGACAGAAAAAATTGCGCAGGCGGATTATGTGCTGACTGGTGAAGGCAAAATTGATAGTCAGACGGCCTTAGGCAAAACGCCGTTTGGCGTTGCTCAGGTCGCAAAGCAATTTAATAAACCTGTGATTGCTTTTGCAGGTCTGGTCGGTGAGGGGATTGAGTCACTGTATCAGGCTGGATTTAGCCAGATTGTGGGAATTAATCCACCGGGGTATTCATTAGAAGAAGCATTAAAAAATGCGGAAGTGAATCTGGAAAAAGCAGTTGTTCGAACTGTCAAAAATATTCAAGAACAGAATATTTAGGTTCATTTTTATAAACCATCATAGCCTCAACAGAGTTATAAAATATCAGGTGCAAATGCGTAGGCATATCTTACTTTTCAAAGATGAAATTAACAAAAAACTTTTGCTGGATTGATGGTATATTTTTATCCCCCAATTCAGCAGACAGCATTCATGCTGTCATCCCTATAACAAATCACAAGATAAAATATTGAAACTGTTTCCAAGTAGCAGAAAGCCTTCATAAGAGTGATCTGTTAAACTACACCTATCCATAAAAAGATGAGTGATCATGAGTTTAGCCGCCCTAATTGATGAACTGAACCCCCAACAAAAGCAAGCTGCGACGACTGATGCCAAGCATAGTCTGGTCCTGGCTGGGGCAGGTTGTGGCAAAACTAAAACCATCGTGGCACGAGCAGCTTATCTGATCGATCAGGGTGTGCCCGCCAATCAGATTCAGATTTTGACTTTTACCCGCCGTGCAGCCAGTGAAATTGTCGCACGTGTGGAACTGGCTTTGGGTGAACAGGCCAAAGGTCTACGTGCATCAACTTTCCATACCTTCTGTATGTATTTATTGCGCCGGATTCCCAAAGCATTTGGACTGGAGCAGTTTTCGATTATTGACCGTGATGATCAGCTGATGATGTTTCGCCTGATCCGTGGTCGTGATGACAAGAAAAATCCCAATCATTTGCCCAAGCCGCAGGAACTGTGTGATCTGTATTCCTTCGCACGAAATACCCGTCAGAAACTCAGTTTGGCTTTGGAAAAACAGATGCCGGAATATCTGGCGCTGAAAGACCAGATTGCTGACATCATGAAAGAATACGAGGCACGTAAAAAGGCACGTAGTTTCCTGGATTATGACGATATCCTTGCAGTCGTTGCTAGTGCATTGGCGCAGTCTGAAGGTCTGGTCGAATATGTATCTTCAATTTGTCGACACATGCTGGTCGATGAAATGCAGGACACCAATCCACTCCAATGGGCTTTGCTAGAACCACTCAAAGATCATATCAGTCTGTTCTGTGTTGGAGATGATGCACAGTCAATTTATGGCTTCCGTGGTGCGGACTTTGAAAATATTCACCATTTCAAAGAGCGTGTGCCTGATGCACAGATTTTTAAACTGGAAAAAAATTACCGCTCGACTCAGGAAATTCTAGACCTGTCCAACTGGCTGCTGGATCAATCCGAAATTAAATATGACAAGCGGCTGGATGCACATCGGGGTGAAGGCATCAAGCCAAAAATGCATATCTTCCCGAACGAGTTTGATGAAGCCAAATGGATCGCCATCGATATCAAAGAGCGTCATTACTTACAAGGCAGTAAATGGTCTGATCATATGGTGCTGGTGCGTTCCAGTTTTGCGGCACGCCATATTGAAGCAGCCTGTATTGCTGCCAATGTGCCGTATCGTTTTATCGGTGGGATGAAGCTCTTAGAAACTGCACATGTCAAAGACTTGCTGAGTTTGTTACGCGTAGTTGCCAATCCGCTGGATGATATTGCCTGGATGCGTTTCCTGACGCTGTGGAATGGCGTGGGTGATGTCGGTGCCAGCAAACTGTCACAACAACTCCTGGCAGAGCCTGAGATGGACATCATTGCAGACAAGCTGGAAAAATTTGGCAAGATTCCATTGGAATCCATTCTGATCATGAAGCAGATGGCTGTGCTAAAAACAGAAGTTGAAGCCTGCGTCACTCTGGCCATTCAAGCCATTGAAAGCCAGCTTGCTGAAAACTATAAAAAAGACTGGAATCGCCGTCAGGGTGATTTTGAACTGGTCAAGCAGCTTGCATCCAAACATGCCCAGCTGAGTGAGTTCCTGGAAGAATATGTACTCGATCCAGTATCGATTTCTGAAATTGAAAGACAGTCAGATCCTGATGTAGTGACCTTAATCACTATCCACTCTGCCAAAGGGACAGAGCAGAAAGTGTGTTATGTGGCGAATGTGACACCGGGACAGTATCCTCATACGCGAGCACAGGGTGATTTTGATGATGTCGAAGAAGAACGTCGGGTACTCTATGTGGCACTCACCCGTGCGCAGAATGAACTGATCCTGACCAAACAAAACCTGAATCACTGGGCACGTGAAACAGTGGATGAGCAAGGCCGTAAAGTAGAGAGTTATTTTATGAATGATCTGACTCGCCATTTGTGTACGACAGAAACCCATTACAAGCCCCGTCAGCAAACCGTGAAAAGTGCCTTAATTGAGCGCCAGTCGATTAATTTAGATTTTGGCATTGATCTCGATTAAACTAGACGGATGTTGTTGTATGCAAAAAGTAGAGTAGGCGAGTGCTTTTTGATGTTTTTTGCCTATCTTCTTAAGGTTATCAAATGAAAATTTTAGTTCGTAACTTGGAACGTACTGTGACAGAGGCTGAGTTACTGGAATTGTTCAAGCAATATGGCACAGTAGATACTTGTACTCTGGTGCTGGATGCTGAAACTGGTAAATCTAAAGGCTTCGCTTTTGTAGAAATGCCGCATGGCCGTGAAGCAGTTAAAGCGATCAAAGGTCTAAATACTTTACGTTTACATGGCACAGGCATTCGTGTCAAACAGGCTGAAGAAAAGCCACAGGCGTAAATCGAAAAAGGAGCAGATGATGCTCCTTTTTTATGGAAATTAAATTTTCTTTTATTCTCTTTAAGCCAATAGTGATTTCCCTAATTTTAAAAAATTAACGTATTGGTTTTAAATTCTCTTCAATAGAATGATTGATTAGTGACTCAAAGAAATTAGAAGAATAGAGCGTACATGTTCTTGGCGATTCCTGGAAAAGATCAACAAATAAAATAAATTCCATTGTAAAAATAATGATCTGGTTTTAAGTTATAAAAGCCAAAATTTGTTTTAATACTTAGGAAAAATCCATGACTCGTGTTGCTCGCTATCATGCGGACCGTACCAATCAGAAACTTTATTTCGCCCGCCTTGCCTGTCAGCAAGCAGAGCAAACCGATCATGTCCAGCAGGCTCAGGCACATCGTGAAGCAGCAGTCTTTCATTTGCATGGTGCAGTCTTGGCTTTTTTGCAGGAACTGGTGCGTTACTATCGTTTAAATGATCTGAGTCCGACCTTGAAGTCGATTGAAGAGCAGATGGCTGCGAAAGGGCAGATCTCTCCTGAAGTGACCGTAATGCAGCAATTGTCTAAGAGTGGTTTTATCGCTGAGCTGAAGCGTGCTTATCGCCTCTGTCAGTATACACCTGAGCCGAATGTGCCAGAACCTGAAGATGAAACATCTTCCAAACTGATTATTAAAGTCACGCAAACCCCTCAAGCCTGGTTGCCGGATACTGCCATCCTGCGCGAATGGCATCGAGACCTGACACAATTGATCGATGGTTTTCGCAATGAGATGGTGGAATTTTAATCCGACCAATGGCCCTTGAAATTGAAATTATTAACCATATATCCAATACACTAAGCGATGCAAAGTGATTCTGCGCTTTGCCACCATGTTGAACATGGAGGACATATGTCTATAGAACAATTGAAAGAATTATTTGGTAATCAAGAAGCGATTTTAGAACTCGTTCAACTGGAAAGTGGTGAGTTGGCATTACGCAATGCAGGCTCAGAAAAACAACCATTGGTCATTATTCAGTTTAATGATGAAGTAAAAGCCCTTCTCGGTGATCAGACCCCCGTGGTTGCTCAGCATATGATTCAGGCAGCTTTATTTGGTCTGCTCGAAAAGCAGGCGAATGAAATGCAGGCTGAAATTGTGGATGAAAAACCAAAATATTTAAGTTGATTGCCCTCCCATCCTGAATAAAAAAGCGCACTTTAAAGTGCGCTTTTTGCTTTAATGGTTTTAATGATGTGAGGGATTCTGATGGGCAATCTGAATCTGATGCAGGATATGACGGCTCATATTCTTCGCCATTTCTTCTTTAGCATAGTACACCGCACCGATATTATCACGGCGGATGACTTCAGCTTCTTCCTTACTTTCGGCACAGACCAGGACCTGAATTTCAGGATTTAGGGTCTTGGCAATATCCACGATTTTATGAATGTCCAGAATATCCATTGGGGAAATGACCAGCAGACGTGCATGCTGGATATGCGCCTGAATGAGTACGCCTGGTTCAGTCGCTACACCGGACACCGCAGCAATGCCTTTGGTACGCAATTTTTCAACAATCTCCCGGTTTTCTTCAGCAATCACAACTTTGATGTTCTGTTCCATCAAGGAAGTCGTGATGCGACGTCCCACTTCACCATGGCCGACAATCACGACCTGATCGCGCAGGTAGTCCTGGGACACTTCATCAGGTAGCATGGCCAGTGGGTCACCACTGCGCTCCAGTAAGCGCGCCAGGTTGGAACGTTCGCGAATCCATTTCTGTACGGGTTCGATGGCAGAGAAAATAAAGGAGTTCAGGGTAATCGAAATCAAGGCACCCGCCAGAATCAGGTTTTGTCCTTCCAGGGAGAGCAGATTTAGCGATACGCCAAGTGCAGCAAGAATAAACGAAAATTCACCAATCTGTGCCAGTGAAGCGCCCACTGTCAGCGCTGTATTGATTGGATAGCGGAAGAATAGTACCAGTGCTATCGCAGCGATGGTCTTACCAATCATAATAATGCCGACCACGGCCAATACATGCAGCGGCTCTTCGATCAAAATACGTGGATCGAACAGCATGCCCACAGCTACGAAGAATAGAATCGAGAAAATTTCACGTAGTGGCAGGGTTTCTTCTTCTGCACGATGGCTGAAGTCGGATTCTTTCACGACCATACCCGCAAAGAACGCACCCAGTGCCATCGAGACACCAAAGACTTTGTAGGCGCCAAAGGCAATCGATACAGCAGCAGCAACAACGGTTAAAGTGAACAGTTCACGTGAACCTAGACGTGCAACAACCTGCATGATCATTGGTATCAGGCGTTTACCAACAATCAGCATAAAGGCAATAAAGCCTGCGACCTTGAGTAGGGTAATGCCCAAGGTGAGCCAGATATTCTCATCACTGCTGCCTTCTAGTGCCTGACCACCGAGTAAAACTGCGGTTGCAGGAAGTAGCACCAGTGCCAATACCATGACCAGATCTTCAACCAGCAGCCAGCCCACGGCAATCTTGCCGTTAATGGATTCGAGCAGACCACGATCTCCCAGCGCTTTCAGGAGTACGACAGTACTGGCACAGGAGAGGCTTAGACCAAAGACAAGCGCAGAACCAAAACTCCAGCCCCAGAGCATGGAGACACCAATTCCAAGCAGGGTAGCCACTGCAATTTGCAGGATCGCGCCAGGCAGGGCAATACGCCTTACCTGCATCAGGTCATTTAAGGAAAAGTGCATCCCGACACCAAACATCAGGAACATGACGCCTAATTCGGCCAGCTGGTTGGCGAGCTGGATATCACCGACCACCCCAGGGGTATTGGGGCTAATCAGAATCCCCGCGATCAGATATCCGATCAAAGGAGGTAAACGCAAGCGTGCAGCGATATAGCCAAATGCCAGCGCCAGTCCAAAGCCTACAGCCAGTAATATAATGAGATCTACGTCATGTGGCACTAACTACTCCTTTAAGATGAATTTTGAGATTTCAGTTTTTTATGGGAAATAAGCACAAAAAGTGCCAAAAGAGACAGAAAGTTTATCAAGCTGAATAAAAAAAATGCAAAAAAAACGACCCTAAAAGGTCGCTTTTTTCAAAAAACTAAAATTATTTAATTTTAGCTTCTTTGAAGATCACGTGTTGACGGATTTTTGGATCAAATTTTTTGATTTCCATTTTTTCCGGCATAGTACGTTTGTTCTTAGTAGTGGTATAGAAATAACCTGTACCAGCTGAAGAAAC is a window of Acinetobacter sp. ASP199 DNA encoding:
- the rpmG gene encoding 50S ribosomal protein L33, whose product is MRDKIRLVSSAGTGYFYTTTKNKRTMPEKMEIKKFDPKIRQHVIFKEAKIK
- a CDS encoding cation:proton antiporter gives rise to the protein MPHDVDLIILLAVGFGLALAFGYIAARLRLPPLIGYLIAGILISPNTPGVVGDIQLANQLAELGVMFLMFGVGMHFSLNDLMQVRRIALPGAILQIAVATLLGIGVSMLWGWSFGSALVFGLSLSCASTVVLLKALGDRGLLESINGKIAVGWLLVEDLVMVLALVLLPATAVLLGGQALEGSSDENIWLTLGITLLKVAGFIAFMLIVGKRLIPMIMQVVARLGSRELFTLTVVAAAVSIAFGAYKVFGVSMALGAFFAGMVVKESDFSHRAEEETLPLREIFSILFFVAVGMLFDPRILIEEPLHVLAVVGIIMIGKTIAAIALVLFFRYPINTALTVGASLAQIGEFSFILAALGVSLNLLSLEGQNLILAGALISITLNSFIFSAIEPVQKWIRERSNLARLLERSGDPLAMLPDEVSQDYLRDQVVIVGHGEVGRRITTSLMEQNIKVVIAEENREIVEKLRTKGIAAVSGVATEPGVLIQAHIQHARLLVISPMDILDIHKIVDIAKTLNPEIQVLVCAESKEEAEVIRRDNIGAVYYAKEEMAKNMSRHILHQIQIAHQNPSHH